In a single window of the Desulfovibrio sp. Huiquan2017 genome:
- a CDS encoding DVU0524 family FlgM-associated protein, producing MNTSSANVRNMLRTYGKQLTSAKRLARFRQAMGEAKPPDDIARQAKRRELVQRIAHEVIENLIVNSERSPVVRAVLDQLESEFGGRYVFEYPLDGSDIQIIRETPQGPQEIENSERNKVMRRLWEIALSKVDGTML from the coding sequence GTGAATACATCGTCCGCCAATGTTCGCAATATGCTGCGCACCTATGGGAAGCAGCTTACGAGCGCGAAGCGGCTGGCACGCTTCCGGCAGGCGATGGGCGAGGCAAAGCCCCCGGACGACATCGCCAGGCAGGCCAAGCGCCGGGAGTTGGTGCAGCGCATCGCCCATGAGGTCATTGAAAACCTGATCGTCAATTCCGAACGCTCCCCCGTGGTCCGGGCTGTCCTCGACCAGTTGGAAAGCGAGTTCGGCGGCCGGTACGTCTTTGAGTACCCGCTGGACGGAAGCGACATTCAGATAATCAGGGAGACGCCGCAGGGTCCGCAGGAGATTGAAAATTCCGAGAGGAACAAGGTTATGCGGAGACTGTGGGAAATAGCATTGTCAAAGGTGGATGGCACCATGCTTTGA
- the flgM gene encoding flagellar biosynthesis anti-sigma factor FlgM, translating into MVIRNIVGDQHPYANQKIGRKEPKEVQRTQENGKSSGESADSVVLSSEARLRGAALQSAKDAPDVRREKVDELKRQVKDGTYRPDMKKAAANLIRDDLDFLV; encoded by the coding sequence ATGGTTATTCGAAACATTGTAGGGGATCAGCACCCTTACGCAAATCAGAAGATCGGACGAAAGGAGCCCAAGGAGGTCCAGCGGACGCAGGAGAACGGCAAGTCCTCCGGTGAATCCGCCGACAGCGTGGTGCTTTCATCCGAGGCCCGGCTGCGGGGCGCCGCCCTGCAAAGCGCCAAGGATGCGCCCGACGTTCGCCGCGAAAAGGTGGACGAGCTCAAGCGCCAGGTCAAGGACGGAACCTATCGGCCCGACATGAAAAAGGCCGCCGCGAATCTCATCCGCGACGACCTAGACTTTCTGGTTTAG
- the fliW gene encoding flagellar assembly protein FliW, which produces MTRLGEREIRSDSILYFPRGLVGLEDKREFAILPVREGDSPFLLLQCLTDPGLGLLVADPYSFLDDYDVKIESPERKILKVENIRQLAILVTVTIPQDKPEDTTLNLQGPIVINTETKIGLQVPQTEAGYPTHFRPIGS; this is translated from the coding sequence ATGACCCGGCTGGGCGAACGAGAGATCCGCTCCGACTCCATTCTCTATTTTCCCCGCGGGTTGGTGGGGCTTGAGGACAAGCGTGAGTTCGCGATATTGCCGGTCAGGGAAGGGGATTCGCCGTTTTTGCTGTTGCAGTGTCTCACCGACCCGGGCCTCGGCCTGTTGGTGGCCGATCCCTACAGCTTTCTCGACGACTATGACGTGAAGATCGAAAGCCCGGAGCGCAAGATCCTGAAGGTGGAGAATATCCGGCAGTTGGCCATTCTGGTGACCGTGACCATCCCACAGGACAAACCCGAAGACACTACCCTCAATCTCCAGGGACCGATTGTCATCAACACGGAGACGAAGATAGGTCTTCAGGTTCCACAGACGGAAGCCGGGTATCCCACGCACTTCCGGCCGATAGGGTCCTGA
- the csrA gene encoding carbon storage regulator CsrA — protein MLILTRRPGESLYLGDNIKLKILSVQGKQIKIGLDVPEDMTVYREEVYLKIKEQNRQALEINQQDLLAAAALWQKKERKK, from the coding sequence ATGTTGATTCTGACCCGGAGACCGGGAGAAAGCCTCTACCTGGGCGATAATATCAAGCTGAAAATCCTGAGCGTTCAGGGAAAGCAGATAAAGATCGGCCTGGATGTGCCCGAAGACATGACCGTCTATCGGGAAGAGGTCTATTTGAAGATCAAGGAACAGAACCGGCAGGCGCTGGAAATCAACCAGCAGGACCTGCTCGCGGCGGCAGCGCTATGGCAAAAGAAAGAACGCAAAAAATAA
- the flgL gene encoding flagellar hook-associated protein FlgL — protein sequence MRVTQQMLFNRYVYNLNTSLTSLMDLNIKSQTQKDINKPSDDPTGMTRILDHRDTLRSLDQYKENISTAKGWLTSADEALLQVSTILTRAKELATQVVNGTMDENNREQVSYEMRSLFEQLISLANSDYEGKSIFAGHKTDRSAYEQIMWLTTNDKDFGDAEFTVNGSSNTTVLVQYFDKNKTAPVGSDMNLSDPRLGVRYSVDGGRTWKNDASMSFVGSEGTLKLPQSGTSVTFHGDATVKVNDPEDESTADGTWMWIRPSARYLGDDEDAPPQVDALGPGSKQIKASASGSFLNSNVTVRIDNQSNVPMNGEVQYSYSLDGGINWVTGNVAQPDGSANETVLSVANGGILTLTSGGSNLLRPGQQFVIRPHTAAINLDISASEQVQVNNVGKDIFGGIYMDPRAVLSSNGSILTLGSQNAGRVFHASGAGNMTLTIQGQDEDSMNLFEIMGNLVAFTETNNQTGCQQCLANLGKAQAHVLNAVAEVGGRGNRLTVSQTILDGLKLNENTLLSSIEDADVSELMSELAQQQIVYEAVLRSTSMIMQLNLGKFI from the coding sequence ATGCGCGTAACACAACAGATGCTTTTCAACAGGTACGTGTACAACCTGAACACGTCCCTTACGTCCCTTATGGATCTGAATATCAAATCTCAGACTCAGAAGGACATCAATAAGCCAAGCGACGATCCCACGGGCATGACTCGTATTCTGGACCATCGCGACACCTTGCGCTCCCTGGACCAATACAAGGAGAACATTTCCACGGCCAAGGGTTGGCTGACCAGCGCGGATGAAGCGTTGCTGCAGGTCTCGACCATCCTGACGAGGGCCAAGGAACTGGCTACCCAGGTGGTCAACGGCACGATGGACGAGAACAACCGTGAACAGGTCAGCTATGAGATGCGCTCCCTGTTCGAGCAGCTCATCAGCCTGGCCAACTCCGACTACGAGGGCAAATCCATCTTCGCCGGACACAAGACCGATCGCTCGGCCTACGAGCAGATCATGTGGCTGACTACCAACGACAAGGATTTCGGCGATGCCGAGTTCACGGTTAACGGTTCGTCGAACACCACGGTCTTGGTTCAGTATTTCGACAAGAACAAGACCGCGCCCGTGGGCAGCGACATGAATCTGTCCGATCCGCGGCTCGGCGTGCGCTATTCCGTGGACGGCGGACGTACCTGGAAAAATGACGCAAGCATGAGTTTCGTGGGCTCGGAAGGGACGTTGAAGCTGCCCCAGAGCGGCACCAGCGTTACCTTTCACGGGGACGCGACCGTCAAGGTCAATGACCCGGAAGACGAGTCCACGGCCGACGGCACCTGGATGTGGATTCGTCCCTCGGCCCGGTATCTCGGTGACGACGAGGACGCGCCGCCGCAGGTGGACGCTCTGGGACCGGGTTCGAAGCAGATTAAGGCCTCGGCCTCGGGTTCCTTCCTGAATTCCAACGTGACCGTTCGCATCGACAACCAGTCGAACGTGCCCATGAACGGGGAAGTTCAGTATTCCTACAGCCTGGACGGCGGTATCAACTGGGTGACGGGCAACGTGGCCCAGCCCGACGGCTCTGCCAATGAGACCGTGCTGTCCGTGGCCAATGGCGGTATCCTGACGCTGACCTCCGGCGGTTCCAACTTGTTGCGGCCGGGACAGCAATTCGTTATCCGCCCTCACACGGCGGCCATCAACCTGGATATTTCCGCCAGCGAGCAAGTCCAGGTCAACAACGTGGGCAAGGATATCTTCGGCGGCATTTATATGGATCCGAGGGCCGTTCTTTCGTCCAATGGTTCCATCCTGACGCTGGGCAGCCAGAACGCCGGTCGGGTGTTCCATGCGAGCGGCGCGGGGAACATGACCCTGACCATTCAGGGGCAGGACGAGGATTCCATGAATCTGTTCGAGATCATGGGCAACCTGGTGGCCTTCACAGAGACCAACAACCAGACCGGATGCCAGCAGTGCCTGGCCAACCTCGGGAAGGCTCAGGCGCACGTCCTGAACGCCGTGGCCGAAGTGGGCGGCCGGGGAAACCGCTTGACTGTCAGCCAGACCATCCTGGACGGCCTCAAGCTCAACGAGAACACGCTGCTCAGTTCCATCGAGGACGCGGACGTATCCGAATTGATGAGTGAACTGGCTCAACAGCAGATCGTCTATGAAGCCGTGTTGCGCTCCACGTCCATGATTATGCAGCTCAACCTTGGAAAATTTATATAA
- the flgK gene encoding flagellar hook-associated protein FlgK, whose product MSFGANSILDMGRWALFASQVQLQVTGENISNVNTKGYSRRSVNLEEGPYIDYSPGQLGTGVKATEVVRHFDKLVEAMYLEQSSLSSMWGNLFEQLQSVENLLNESSSKNGVSNALSQYFNSWNKVSERPDNYGARQGVVNDAATLISTLKAVDTNLTLMQERINNEVTAQVAEANSLIQDIANLNREIQVHDVPGQNNANTMYDERARKVRALAELVDIKTIDNGGGNFTVLTQSGQTLVDAESAFSLDFRAPTKNADLRSNSTFDGNIYFDGDDDFEYTIEFEASNAGDPVGQVASGASAARFKVSLDGGVTWLTDESGKTRYFSAREYGDRVNVEGLQIWFGSTTDAKGSPSGTFVDGDRFTITPHQGVYWVENTSHAEEITPQLHFNGEQNTQRLTGGSIAALLSFRDNYVGKYRSKIDELSKSVIWETNRRHSQGAGLQAFTDCQGTYRVDYTGKPLANESTGLAFGDRLQSGSSFMYIYNESTGLLVSNAALDFDGAGATFDPNVHSLEDVRDAYNRTYAGAIKATIVNNKLHLEAKAGYTFAFGSDSAGLYAGLGLNTFFKGQDAKSMAVNEKISGDLDYLATGHVNGAGEMNAGDNTTAQSMYGLRKADVTMSTAFEGTTKQSILDYYNGIVGNVGTDVNRTKFNKNFYQTLSNDLNERQQEISGVNMDEEMSDLIKYQASYTAAAKLITTADQMLQTILSLKP is encoded by the coding sequence ATGTCCTTCGGCGCCAATTCCATTCTGGACATGGGCCGGTGGGCCCTGTTCGCCTCGCAGGTCCAACTTCAGGTCACGGGCGAGAATATCTCCAACGTGAACACCAAGGGGTATTCGCGCCGCTCGGTGAACCTGGAAGAGGGGCCTTACATCGACTATTCGCCCGGCCAACTCGGTACGGGCGTGAAGGCCACGGAGGTGGTCCGGCATTTCGACAAATTGGTCGAGGCCATGTACCTGGAACAGTCGTCCTTGAGCAGCATGTGGGGCAATCTCTTCGAGCAGCTTCAGAGCGTGGAAAATCTGCTCAATGAATCCAGCAGCAAGAATGGGGTCAGCAACGCCCTGTCCCAATATTTCAATTCCTGGAACAAGGTTTCCGAGCGGCCCGACAACTATGGGGCGCGACAGGGCGTGGTCAACGATGCGGCGACCCTGATCTCCACCCTCAAGGCCGTGGACACCAATCTGACGCTCATGCAGGAGCGCATCAACAACGAGGTTACGGCCCAAGTGGCGGAAGCCAACTCCCTGATACAGGACATTGCGAACCTGAACCGGGAGATCCAGGTCCACGACGTGCCCGGCCAGAACAACGCCAACACCATGTACGACGAGCGGGCGCGCAAGGTCCGCGCCCTGGCGGAATTGGTGGACATCAAGACCATCGATAACGGCGGCGGCAACTTTACGGTCCTGACCCAGTCCGGCCAGACCCTGGTGGACGCGGAGAGCGCCTTTTCCCTGGACTTCCGCGCTCCGACCAAGAACGCGGACTTGCGTTCGAATTCCACCTTTGACGGCAACATCTATTTCGACGGCGACGACGACTTCGAATACACCATCGAGTTCGAGGCCTCCAACGCGGGCGACCCGGTGGGCCAGGTGGCTTCGGGCGCTTCGGCGGCCCGGTTCAAGGTCTCCCTGGACGGCGGGGTGACCTGGCTGACGGACGAGTCGGGCAAGACGCGCTATTTTTCGGCTCGGGAGTACGGCGACCGGGTCAACGTCGAAGGGTTGCAGATATGGTTCGGTTCGACCACCGATGCCAAGGGGTCGCCGTCGGGCACCTTTGTGGACGGCGATCGGTTCACCATCACCCCGCACCAGGGGGTCTACTGGGTGGAGAACACCTCCCACGCCGAGGAGATCACCCCGCAGCTGCACTTTAACGGCGAGCAGAACACCCAGCGTCTCACCGGGGGCAGCATCGCGGCATTGCTTTCCTTCCGCGACAACTACGTGGGCAAGTACCGCTCCAAGATCGACGAGCTGTCCAAATCCGTGATTTGGGAGACCAACCGGCGGCACAGCCAGGGCGCGGGATTGCAGGCCTTTACCGACTGCCAGGGCACCTACCGGGTGGATTACACCGGCAAGCCCCTGGCCAACGAATCCACGGGCCTGGCCTTCGGCGACCGACTCCAATCCGGTAGTTCCTTCATGTACATCTACAATGAGTCCACCGGCCTGCTCGTCTCCAACGCGGCCTTGGATTTCGACGGCGCCGGGGCGACCTTCGACCCCAACGTCCATTCTCTGGAGGATGTGCGCGACGCCTACAATCGGACCTATGCGGGGGCCATCAAGGCAACCATCGTCAACAACAAGCTGCACCTGGAGGCCAAAGCCGGCTACACCTTCGCCTTCGGCTCGGACTCGGCGGGACTCTATGCGGGATTGGGGTTGAACACCTTTTTCAAGGGCCAGGACGCCAAGTCCATGGCCGTGAACGAGAAAATTTCGGGTGATTTGGACTATCTGGCCACAGGCCATGTGAACGGTGCGGGAGAGATGAACGCCGGCGACAATACCACGGCTCAGTCCATGTACGGGCTGCGCAAAGCCGACGTGACCATGTCCACGGCCTTCGAGGGTACCACGAAGCAGAGCATTCTCGACTACTACAACGGTATCGTGGGCAACGTGGGTACGGACGTCAACCGGACGAAATTCAACAAGAATTTTTATCAAACCCTGTCCAACGACCTGAATGAGCGCCAACAAGAGATTTCTGGCGTGAACATGGACGAGGAGATGAGCGATCTCATCAAGTATCAGGCCTCCTACACGGCGGCGGCCAAGTTGATCACCACGGCGGACCAAATGCTTCAGACCATTCTGTCGCTCAAACCGTAG
- a CDS encoding flagellar protein FlgN has product MIRLIEENLVRQNKAMLLMFFLLEEEFSRLTRLKPQSVAQVELSIQELMRQVAAERMSLRRLVAQVEPSAKRVRELQPALSGEEATSLDELLARLDETEQRCAVQAAKNQQMAMALFDQSKGLLSFMHDQLKPKSTTAYGRTGRFAQGINDARLLSGRL; this is encoded by the coding sequence ATGATCCGTCTTATTGAGGAAAATTTGGTCCGCCAGAACAAGGCCATGTTGCTCATGTTTTTCCTGCTTGAGGAAGAATTTTCCCGTCTCACCCGTCTCAAGCCCCAATCCGTGGCCCAGGTGGAGCTCTCCATCCAGGAACTCATGCGCCAGGTGGCGGCCGAGCGCATGTCCCTGCGCCGTTTGGTCGCCCAGGTGGAGCCGTCGGCCAAGCGCGTCCGCGAACTCCAGCCCGCGTTGAGCGGAGAGGAGGCCACGTCCCTCGACGAGCTTCTGGCACGCCTTGACGAAACCGAGCAGCGTTGCGCGGTGCAGGCGGCCAAGAACCAGCAGATGGCCATGGCCCTGTTCGATCAGTCCAAAGGGCTGCTCAGTTTCATGCACGACCAGCTCAAGCCCAAGTCCACCACGGCGTATGGCCGCACCGGTCGTTTCGCCCAAGGCATCAATGATGCGCGTCTGTTGAGCGGGAGACTGTAA
- a CDS encoding rod-binding protein, whose protein sequence is MSMINSSMDPRLAANVVETNDMDRFKSQMEGLKRSLSDKRPDKLTRLKQACQNFEAVFIGKLWDQMRQTVPKEGYLHSKQEDSYMGMFNRDFSEKMAQSGGIGLADMIYDQLSRKLKQTSQDTLTGGVDIQPLENGGIPLKRGADPIALNRTQGMTLEDWGGNAVVDSRGVAVGTSAEERGGRDEHGVLSDVEVQARLESLTRKLEARRIHDGLAGTSRSGGRRSGYAAEADDKGSVGRKLAEIG, encoded by the coding sequence ATGAGTATGATCAACAGCAGCATGGACCCCCGGCTGGCCGCGAACGTGGTCGAGACCAACGACATGGACCGGTTCAAGTCCCAGATGGAGGGGTTGAAGCGGAGCCTGTCGGACAAGCGCCCGGACAAGCTGACCCGGCTCAAGCAGGCCTGCCAGAACTTCGAGGCCGTGTTCATCGGCAAGCTCTGGGACCAGATGCGTCAGACCGTGCCCAAGGAGGGCTATCTGCACTCCAAACAGGAGGATTCCTACATGGGCATGTTCAACCGGGATTTCTCCGAGAAGATGGCCCAGTCGGGCGGCATCGGCCTGGCGGACATGATCTACGACCAGCTTAGCCGCAAGCTTAAGCAGACCAGCCAGGACACCCTGACCGGCGGGGTGGACATCCAGCCCTTGGAGAACGGCGGTATTCCCCTGAAGCGGGGCGCGGATCCCATCGCCCTGAACCGCACCCAGGGCATGACCCTGGAGGATTGGGGCGGCAACGCGGTGGTCGATTCCCGGGGCGTGGCGGTCGGGACCTCCGCCGAAGAGCGGGGCGGTCGGGATGAACACGGTGTTTTGAGCGACGTGGAGGTCCAGGCGCGGCTGGAATCGCTGACCCGCAAGCTCGAAGCTCGACGCATTCACGACGGGCTGGCCGGGACCTCGCGGTCCGGCGGCAGGCGATCCGGATATGCGGCGGAGGCGGACGATAAGGGCTCGGTTGGCCGGAAACTTGCAGAAATCGGGTGA
- a CDS encoding flagellar basal body P-ring protein FlgI, whose amino-acid sequence MTLNERINPVDAGEATRTLVLAALFVLLVLYLAFVLAPGEARAARLKDIASFSGVRTNELVGYGLVVGLAGTGDGTSSTFTMRSMANMLEKMGVEANPDDLKPKNVAAVMVTAKMPVSAKPGSPLDVTVSSLGDAKSLLGGVLLITPLKGLDGRVYAVGQGSLTIGGFTVGGTAADAQKNIPTVGRIPNGAVVERGVPFKFNNQDHMTVNLDVRDFGTTMQVVNKINASMGGQFAKAKDISTIDLELPDRFRGNMVPLMASLEDLDISPDGKAKVVVDEKTGTVVLGQDVRLSRVAVAHGNLQIVVSETQQVSQPGPFSDGQTVVTPQTDVQVQEQNNQLMLMEGATLQELVDGLNSIGATPRDLISIIRTLKAAGSLHAEVEVI is encoded by the coding sequence ATGACCCTGAATGAACGCATCAACCCCGTGGACGCAGGTGAAGCGACCAGGACGCTTGTCCTGGCGGCATTGTTCGTCCTGCTTGTCCTGTACCTGGCCTTTGTCCTCGCTCCGGGCGAGGCCCGCGCGGCCCGGCTCAAGGACATCGCCTCCTTCAGCGGGGTGCGGACCAACGAACTGGTGGGCTACGGCCTGGTGGTCGGCCTGGCCGGCACCGGAGACGGCACGTCGAGCACGTTCACCATGCGTTCCATGGCCAACATGCTGGAAAAGATGGGCGTGGAGGCCAACCCCGACGACCTCAAGCCCAAGAACGTGGCCGCGGTCATGGTCACTGCCAAGATGCCGGTCTCGGCCAAGCCAGGCTCTCCCCTGGACGTCACGGTTTCGTCGCTCGGCGACGCCAAGTCCTTGCTCGGCGGGGTCCTTCTGATCACGCCCCTCAAAGGCCTTGACGGCCGGGTCTACGCCGTGGGCCAGGGGTCCCTGACCATCGGCGGCTTCACCGTGGGCGGCACGGCGGCCGATGCTCAGAAGAACATCCCCACCGTAGGCCGTATTCCCAACGGGGCGGTCGTGGAGCGGGGTGTACCCTTCAAGTTCAACAACCAGGACCATATGACCGTGAATCTGGACGTGCGGGACTTCGGGACGACCATGCAGGTGGTCAACAAGATCAACGCCAGCATGGGGGGACAGTTCGCCAAAGCCAAGGACATTTCGACCATCGACCTGGAACTGCCGGATCGGTTCCGGGGCAACATGGTCCCGCTGATGGCTTCCCTGGAGGATCTGGACATCTCGCCCGACGGCAAGGCCAAGGTGGTCGTGGACGAGAAAACCGGCACCGTGGTCTTGGGCCAGGACGTGCGCCTGAGCCGCGTGGCCGTGGCGCACGGCAACCTGCAAATCGTGGTCTCCGAGACCCAGCAGGTCAGTCAGCCCGGTCCGTTCTCGGATGGCCAAACCGTGGTCACCCCGCAGACCGACGTTCAGGTCCAGGAGCAGAACAACCAGCTTATGCTCATGGAGGGCGCCACCCTGCAGGAATTGGTGGACGGCCTGAATTCCATCGGAGCCACTCCGCGTGATCTCATTTCCATCATCCGGACTCTCAAGGCGGCGGGCTCCCTGCACGCCGAGGTGGAGGTTATCTAA
- a CDS encoding flagellar basal body L-ring protein FlgH — MKRYFLMVMAAVLLASGCARKYENEPMPVLTPPAYEEQNPASNPGSLYDSNRSEFLYDDNRASRVGDIVLVQVAESATTKIKSETTADKSNDVDTSVTAVPNIGLIGAMPLAKTLGAKTGVGITANQSSKFDGSGETKQESNFEATVATRIVRRLPGNILQVEGARRIRVNNETQFLVVRGLIRQRDISSSNTIPSTSLAEAQIEIYGQGVLADKQRPGWLSRILDNVFPF, encoded by the coding sequence ATGAAACGCTATTTTTTGATGGTCATGGCCGCCGTCCTGCTGGCCTCGGGGTGCGCCCGCAAGTACGAGAACGAGCCTATGCCCGTGCTCACGCCGCCCGCCTACGAAGAGCAGAATCCGGCCTCCAACCCGGGTTCCCTGTATGATTCCAACCGGTCCGAGTTTTTGTACGACGACAACCGCGCCAGCCGCGTGGGCGACATCGTTCTGGTCCAGGTGGCGGAATCTGCGACCACCAAGATCAAGTCCGAGACCACGGCCGACAAGTCCAATGACGTGGACACCTCGGTTACGGCCGTGCCCAACATCGGGCTGATCGGGGCCATGCCTCTGGCCAAGACCCTGGGAGCCAAGACGGGCGTGGGCATCACGGCCAACCAGTCCTCGAAGTTCGACGGCTCCGGCGAAACCAAGCAGGAATCCAATTTCGAGGCCACGGTGGCCACGCGCATCGTGCGCAGGCTGCCCGGCAACATCCTTCAGGTGGAGGGTGCGCGGCGTATCCGGGTCAACAACGAGACCCAGTTCCTGGTGGTCAGGGGCTTGATCCGCCAGCGCGACATCTCCTCGAGCAACACCATCCCGTCCACCAGCCTGGCCGAGGCCCAGATCGAGATTTACGGCCAGGGCGTGTTGGCGGACAAGCAGAGGCCCGGCTGGCTGTCGCGAATTCTGGACAACGTCTTTCCCTTCTAG
- the flgA gene encoding flagellar basal body P-ring formation chaperone FlgA — translation MMSMWNKHRSSTENRVVRYILAACLTLVLLSVPALTGAARGNLWKGLVRDVACVKGPDVLLGEIADPVDDAARRQWPTLSTLKLWKASSKLGYVVTIPRDKLAQVLKYYMGEGAANLALPSQLTVQTGGRVVDSAELKARVVAFLTPRAKDLGGDVHFKDLQMPNHIFFPNDYDKLVISMNDHLEPGRNEIVLSGMTPDGKVVSRRSAVVFADVWKAVPVAAQPMNRMERVTKEKISFRRMNMAYNRDVWDGAGGPWRMARTLGRGQVFTLSHLEPVPLIERGEMVNLVYNGRGVRLSIKAEAMGEAGVGQRIEVRNVQSNKIILATVVDGETVVVR, via the coding sequence ATGATGTCTATGTGGAACAAGCACCGTTCGAGCACCGAAAACCGCGTGGTCCGATATATTTTGGCGGCGTGCCTGACCCTGGTCTTGTTGTCCGTGCCCGCCCTGACCGGGGCGGCCAGGGGCAACCTCTGGAAGGGACTGGTCCGGGACGTGGCCTGCGTCAAGGGTCCCGACGTCCTTTTGGGCGAGATCGCGGACCCGGTGGACGACGCGGCCCGTCGTCAGTGGCCGACCCTTTCGACCCTCAAGCTCTGGAAGGCTTCGAGCAAGCTCGGCTACGTGGTCACGATACCCAGGGACAAACTCGCGCAGGTCCTCAAGTATTACATGGGCGAGGGGGCGGCCAACCTGGCCCTGCCCAGTCAGTTGACCGTGCAGACGGGCGGCCGGGTCGTGGATTCGGCTGAACTCAAGGCTCGCGTCGTCGCCTTTTTGACACCGCGTGCCAAGGACCTGGGCGGCGATGTGCATTTCAAGGACCTCCAGATGCCCAACCACATCTTTTTCCCCAATGACTATGATAAGTTGGTCATCAGCATGAACGACCACCTCGAACCTGGGCGCAATGAGATCGTCCTGAGCGGCATGACCCCGGACGGCAAGGTCGTCTCGCGCCGTTCCGCCGTGGTTTTCGCCGACGTGTGGAAGGCCGTGCCCGTGGCCGCACAGCCCATGAACCGCATGGAACGGGTGACCAAGGAAAAGATTTCCTTCCGGCGCATGAATATGGCCTACAACCGTGACGTCTGGGACGGCGCGGGCGGGCCATGGCGCATGGCTCGGACGCTGGGCCGGGGCCAGGTCTTCACCCTGTCTCACCTGGAGCCGGTGCCGCTCATCGAGCGCGGCGAAATGGTCAACCTTGTCTACAACGGGCGGGGCGTCCGCCTGTCCATCAAGGCCGAGGCCATGGGCGAGGCCGGAGTGGGGCAGCGGATCGAGGTCCGCAACGTCCAGAGCAACAAGATCATCCTGGCCACCGTGGTGGACGGGGAAACCGTCGTCGTCAGGTAG
- the flgG gene encoding flagellar basal-body rod protein FlgG codes for MMRSLWTSATGMIAMQTQIDTLSNNLANVSTTGFKKSRAEFEDLMYQTLKIAGGQNADGTRTPVGMQIGMGVRPVSVHKFFTQGDYQNTGNPLDMAIEGEGFFQVMVNGEAVYTRDGSFELDSDGRVVTAGGYPLQPEFTVPAETSSVSISETGTISALDKDGKVLATADLDLYRFQNPAGLNASGRNFYRETDASGTAVAGTPGDENYGTIAQGFLEGSNVEMVDEMVGLIVGQRAFEINSKAITTSDGMLQTAINIKR; via the coding sequence ATGATGCGTTCCCTGTGGACATCTGCCACCGGCATGATAGCCATGCAGACCCAGATCGACACCCTGTCGAACAACCTGGCCAACGTCTCCACCACGGGCTTCAAAAAGAGCCGGGCGGAGTTCGAAGATCTCATGTACCAAACACTCAAAATCGCCGGGGGGCAGAATGCCGACGGCACCCGGACGCCCGTGGGCATGCAGATCGGCATGGGCGTAAGGCCCGTGTCCGTGCATAAGTTCTTCACCCAGGGCGACTACCAGAACACCGGCAACCCTCTGGACATGGCCATCGAGGGCGAAGGCTTTTTCCAGGTCATGGTCAACGGTGAAGCGGTCTACACCCGCGACGGCTCCTTCGAGCTGGACAGCGACGGCCGTGTGGTCACTGCGGGCGGCTATCCCCTGCAACCGGAGTTCACCGTGCCCGCCGAGACGTCCAGCGTGTCCATTTCCGAGACCGGGACCATTTCGGCCCTGGATAAGGACGGTAAGGTTCTGGCTACGGCGGATCTCGACCTTTACCGGTTCCAGAACCCGGCCGGGCTCAACGCCTCCGGACGCAACTTCTACCGCGAGACCGACGCCTCGGGCACGGCCGTGGCCGGAACTCCGGGCGACGAAAACTACGGAACCATCGCCCAGGGCTTTTTGGAAGGGTCCAATGTGGAGATGGTAGATGAAATGGTTGGTCTGATCGTGGGCCAGCGTGCCTTCGAGATCAACTCCAAGGCCATTACTACCTCGGATGGCATGTTGCAGACTGCCATCAACATTAAGCGATAG